In one Electrophorus electricus isolate fEleEle1 chromosome 21, fEleEle1.pri, whole genome shotgun sequence genomic region, the following are encoded:
- the cd59 gene encoding CD59 glycoprotein, giving the protein MKVFMGVGVVFGLTLLGLGSAIKCYKCKDYTGSCSKTQDCRFEDACLSLYERGGSTYRQCIKYSDCDQSMLAQMFPHVSSFRYSCCMSDLCNSAPVNMAKSSVLGLLASLAVFWWCVL; this is encoded by the exons ATGAAAGTCTTTATgggagttggtgtggtgtttggcCTGACCCTGCTTGGCCTGG GCTCTGCAATTAAGTGCTACAAGTGTAAGGACTACACCGGCAGCTGCAGTAAAACCCAGGACTGCAGATTTGAGGACGCCTGCCTGTCGCTTTATGAGAGAG GTGGTTCTACATACCGACAGTGTATAAAGTATTCGGACTGTGACCAGAGTATGCTGGCACAGATGTTTCCCCACGTCTCCAGCTTCAGATACTCCTGCTGCATGTCCGACCTGTGTAACAGCGCACCCGTGAACATGGCCAAGAGCTCTGTGCTGGGCTTACTGGCCTCGTTGGCAGTGTTCTGGTGGTGTGTGCTCTAA